Within Candidatus Saccharibacteria bacterium, the genomic segment CCAGATAATTGTGCAACAACGACGAGGTGACACAACGTATGCCACAGATACCGTATCGAACATTACCGCACCATTTAAGAGAATGAAAACGGCGGTACTCATAAATGGGGGTTCGGCATCGGCCTCAGAAATAGTTGCCCTGGCGCTTCGCGACCATCTTGGCGCACGTATCATTGGCGAAAAAAGCTACGGGAAAGGTGTTGTGCAACAGCTGGTGCCATTTGATGACGGTAGCTCTCTGAAGGTAACGATAGGCAAGTGGTATTCGCCAAAAGGTACCAACATAGATAAAAAAGGTATTACCCCCGACCAGGAAATCAAACCGACAGAAGAAGATATCAAGTCAAAAAATGACGTCCAGCTCAAGGCCGCAACCGAATGGATTAGGCAATAATACCGGTTGGAGCACAACAGGTTGCATCTGGTAACCGAGCAGCGTATCATAAGTGGGATAAACAGAGAGGATTAGGCGCGTGAGTGATAAGCAAACAAAGTTTGTGTTTGTAACAGGTGGTGTGCTTTCCGGGCTTGGCAAAGGTATTACAGCCGCTTCCATTGGTAACTTGCTCAAGGCTCGCGGCCTTTCCGTAAATCTTCAAAAATGCGATCCGTATCTAAATGTCGACGCAGGCCTACTCAATCCGCGCGAACACGGAGAATGTTTTGTAACAAAAGATGGTGCCGAAACCGACCTCGATCTTGGCCATTATGAACGATTTCTCGACCAAGAGTTGACGCGTGAAAGTTCGCTCATGAGCGGCCGAGTGCTGCTTGGGGTTATTGAGGCCGAGCGCAGCGGCAAATACGAAGGCAATACGGTGCAAATTATTCCGCACGTGACACGGGCTATCCAGGATCACATATTGAAGGCATCGGACGGGTTTGATGTGCATATCGTCGAAATTGGCGGCACGGTTGGAGATTATGAGAGCCTGTCGTTTGTTGAGGCTATACGTGAACTAGGTATGCGCGTAGGGCGGAACAATTGTCTTTTTGTACACGTTGTGTACATGCCGTACCTGGGTGCGAGCCATGAGTTTAAAAGCAAGCCAGCCCAAAATTCGGTACGTGAGCTGCGTGGTCTAGGTATAGCCCCAGATATTTTGGTTTGTCGCAGCGAGTCGCAAGCACCGGAAACTGTCAAAGACAAACTGAGCCTTTTTACTGGTGTCCAGCCAGAGGCAATTGCACTGCTTCCGAACGCGGAAAGCATTTACCAGGTTCCTCTAACCCTAGAGGACACAGGCATAGCCGATGTAATTTGCAAGCAGTTGGCGTTTGATGTGGCCAAGCCAGATTTGCGTGACTGGCGTGGTGTGGTAAGCAAGGCGTTGTCAAAATCAAGCAAAACAGTAAAAGTGGGTGTGGTGGCAAAATATCTCGATAACGCCGACACCTATATGTCGGTATTTGAGGCCATACGTGCTGCCGCGTGGGCAAACGATGTTTCGGTTGATATCAGCTGGATAGACGCGCCCAAGCTGGAAACTGCCACAGATGACGAACTGGCAGCAGAGCTGCAAGCTGTCGACGGTATAGTTGTGCCTGGTGGTTTTGGTACGCGGGGCGTCGAGGGGAAAATTCGAGCCGCACAGTACGCGTTGACTCACGGGTTGCCGTACTTGGGTCTTTGCTATGGTTTGCACATGATGGTCATAGCGGCGGCACGGTTGCACGGCTACGCCGACGCAAATACGACTGAGGTAAACCCCGCAACCTCCGCGGCAGTCATAGACACGATGGAAGGCCAAAAGGGCAAAGAAAACACCGGTGGTACCATGCGCCTTGGCGACTATGCGTGTCACTTTGAGTCTGGAAGCCTGGCTGCAAAGTTGTACGGTACGCAAGATATCGTCGAACGACACAGGCACCGTTATGAAGCAATGGGCAAGTATGTGGGTGAGTATGAAAGCTGGGGGATTCGTGCCAGTGGCATTAACCCAGACAATGGGCTAGTAGAGGTCATAGAAGGTGTCAACCATCCTTTCCTGATGGCTAGCCAGTACCACCCCGAATTTAAAAGTCGTCCTAATCGCCCGCACGCGATGTTCGCCGGCTTCATCGCCGCGGCCGCTGGTAGCACTAAGTAGCGGCGGTAACTTTTTCACGCCACGCATGCATGAGGGAAAGTGTTTCCCACAAAGGGAGCATCGATTTGTGAGATTATGGTCGCACAACTGACATGCTGGGATAGTCCCTCAGGCCTCGGCTTTTATTATCGCTTGTCTCCAACTCTGTGCTTGACTCATGTAGCGCAGAGAAGTACCATTAGCAGTATGGATGATACTGCAACACAAAGACCGAAGAAAATACTACTGGTAGAGGACGATGATGCGCTTGCTAACACCTATATAACACGCTTGCAGGCCGAAGGCTTTGACACCCGACGCGTTGCAAATGGTGAAGACGCACTTGCAGCGGCTCGTGAATACAAACCAAACCTTGTTGTACTCGACGCCATGATGCCTAAAATTAGTGGCTTTGACGTGCTAGACATACTTCGCAATACCCCAGAAACCGCAAACCTAAAAGTCGTCATGCTCACCGCTCTCAGCCAAGAGAGCGACAAACAGCGGGCTCAAGGCCTCGGTGCTGACGACTACATGGTAAAAAGTCAGGTTGTCATGAGTGATGTTGTAGACCGCATAAAATTCCACCTCGGCGTGTAGCTAAACCAGTCGAATTTTTATCCTGCCAGACCCTGAAAGGGGTTTTTCTTTGTATTACAGCACCCGAACATTGACTTTTTATAAAACTTGTGCTAATAATATATACAGGAAACAAAACAAAAAAATGTCAGAAGTCGTAAAAATAAATGAGCAGGTTGATTATGAGTTAGCACCCAGTGCCGATTATCAAGCAATGGTAGCTAATGGCCTCAAGGGAAGTGCTGAGCTTGGCTTTTATGTAGCTGATTCTCTTGCCGTAACGGTAGGGTCTGAAACGGTAACACCAGAAATAGAAGAACAGGCTAGAGAAGTTACGGAGCTGACGGCAAGTATTGCACGAGACATGCAGTTAAATGGCAGCTTTTTCGAAAGACCAGCAAACACGATTATGTTAACCGCAATTGCAGATTCTTGGTTTAGAAACGAAGTGGCTGCTGCTGATCCAAATGCGGATAGGCCTAGGATAATCGCGGAACGCGAGGCGCTTGTCGATATAGCCAGCATGCTTGCCGGTAAGCAAGCGGGTACGGTTCGGGATATTGCTATCGCTGACCCTACCAGCTGGCATCGTTACATAGAAGGTGCTTCTGATCCCGACCAAGTCGAACGAGATATGTTCGTGGATAGTCTTGTAGACCCAGTACTGAGTGATCGAATTCAAAATATACTTACGATGACGGGAGAAGGGTCATTTCTTGATGCACAAAGAAAAGCCCTAGGTGTAGAGGGCGAGAACGAACAAGCCTTTAGAGTTAGGGTCCTCTCAGTAGCCGAAAGTGTAGATATCTATACAGCTCACATTCAGCCCGAACCCCAGTATCCCGATTTGGGTTGGGATTATCGTGAGCATACAGATGATGAAAATGCGGCTCATTCCGCAACCTTAGATGAGGCAATCAAACAGAGTGAAAGGAATTCGGCTGCAACAAAATTGCTTACAGACCCTTATGATGTGTATATGAAACGTTTTGGTGATAAATTTGGTGGATTACAGCCCGCATTCGTAGATATAAATGAAGACAAAATCCCGCAGGTCTATCTTCGTGCTCCACAGGCATTGGCAATAATAAAGTATTTTAATAACGAACAATTTCCAGAAGGAAGCTTGGAACGAAGAGATGTTGAGGATATTTTCGCAATAGTACGCCATGAATATGGCCACACGCAAAAAAATATGACGTTTGGTGTACATAATCAGCTAGGATTGATGGTTGAAGAAAGAAAAGCTGAATATATCTCTGGCGATAAACAAGGCTATCAGGATGTGAAAAATCTGTTTACGGATCTTTCATTTGCGACAGGTGTTTCGGTTACCAAAGATATTCTTGCTGATGCATTAAAACAGGGAGATTCGCTTTCTGCCTTTCTTGCTCCTGCAGCTCAAAAAATCGGCATGCGCAACGCCATGCTACTAATGGCGCTGAAGCCATTACCGTATGAACGATACCCTCAACAAGCCAAGGAGTTTGTTGATTTGAGCAAACAACAGAGACCGACAGACGCCTCAAGTCTAGAGATACCAGTAAGGGAAACTCTAGAGAAGTTAGGCCATGAGAAAATGGACGGGGCAATCAATAAATGGATGCGTGATGTGGATGAAAATAGTGCGAATGGTCTCGACGATTTTCATGAGGAATGGTTACCTTCGTATAGACGACATCACGGCATGGGTATTAGTGCGGCAAAAATTTCTAAAGCTGTTAAGGAAATTCGTGCCGCGAAAAAGGCGCCGCAGTAATTGATTTTAGTATAGACATTAGCGCAAGTGAGCTATTGATTTGACCTTTTTCGGTGTAGCACGCATGGCCAGTGTTTTAGCATTTATGTATACAAGCTTGTAGAATTGGTGTGTTTTATTCGACGGTGACTTCGGTGCGACGGACTGAGCGGCCAGAGAAGGTGCGCACTTTGCGGCTTGCCATTTTCACGGTGCCGTCTTGGGCGGCATGGATGGTAAAGTTGCGGCTCATGCTCGTGCCTTTACCAGCGCGCTTGCTTGCGCCTACCTGGCGAACAATAACTTGACCGGTTTTGACTACTTGACCACCAAATAGTTTGACACCTAGGCGTTGGCCTTGGCTATCGCGGGTATTTTTACTTGTACCACCGGCTTTGACATGTGACATATTTGCTCCTTTAGCGCGGCCATAAATGCTGCGCGGCGCCTTACACTGCATCCACCATTGGCAGGGCCTTGACGGTGGTTTAAGTGACGCATTAGATTTGTTAAAAATAAAGCCGGAGTAGTACTCCAAACCTCAATTCTTAGGGGATTATACGCTAAACGACCCCTGAAAGTCAACGGTTATCGGGATTTGTCGGTGCGGAGGAAGCGAACACCGGCGTAGACAAGTGGAGTTGTCATGAGCGATAAGCCGCAGCGCAACAGCCAGTACGGTATGAGCAACCCAATTATAAATGAAAGATTGTCTTTAAAACCGACGTTGAGTGCGTAAAAAGCGGCCGTAAGAAATACGGCTGAATCGACAAATTGCGAGACGAAGTTAGAGGCGTTGTTGCGGAACCACAGTGCCCGTTTATGCATGCGGGCGCGCAATTTGGCAAAAATGGCAATATCAAGAAATGCGGAAGAGGCAAAGGCAATCAAACTTGCTATAGACATACGAATCGAGTCGTGAAAGATACTATCATAACTGGCTTCATTTCCAGCTGAACGAGCGGATGGTGGCAGGGAAGTTGCCAGCGTGGTGTAGAAGATGAGTAGTACAATCACTGCGAGGCCGGTGAGTACCATACTGCGAGCGCGTTCTCGGCCACGAACTTCAGTCACAACATCGGTAAGTGTGAAAAGAAGTGGCATGAGAAATATTGCTACACTAGCGCGGACAGTGTAGTCGCCTAGGCTACCAATGACAAAAGTCTTTGCGCCCATCAGTTCGGCTGTCATGATGCCAAAAATGTAGAGCGCAACAACTAAATCTGCTGGCCGTATTAATTTTTTCACCTCTGTTAATTTCATCATAGGCTTGTAGTTTACTCTACTTTTTCTGCAATGTCACGAGTTCACGACCGACTATTTGCCCCTCGCGGTGGTATATGAGATCTTGTGCCAAAGCGTGCTTGAAGTGAATGCGCTCAAATTCCATATCACTCAAGTGTTGAATTAGCGGCAGATGCTTTTGTTCGCGACCGTCAAACCAACAGGGTACAGCGAGGCATAGACGGGTTTTTGATTTAAGTTGTGGGGCAATGTTTTGCAGAAAGCGTTTGAGTATGAGGTTTACTTCACTAATGGTTTGCGCGAGAATGGCGCTGCTCGGTTGCTCGGTGAAAGGTCTCCCCAGGTATGTTTCGCATGCAACGTAGTCTATTGGTTGCTGCCAGACATGTGTTGTCGCATCACCTATTTCTATAACAGGCCTGGGAGCAGGTAGCCGGCAGGTTGCAAGCAGCCACTCTATGTTTTGTTGAGAATATGCCACCATCCGCTCTTCTAAATCAGACCCGTAAGCTGTAAATCCCGACAAAATAGCTTCTTGCAGAATAACGCCTGTTCCACAGAACGGATCAAGGATTTGGGCACGCTGCTTTGCTTCATTTGCGCCATTGTATGGGTGGGCGGGTTGTGAAGCCGCTGCGAGGTTTATGATGATCTGGGCTAGTTTAGGTGGCAGCATGCCGACACGCGCGTCTCGTTTTGGTCGTCCGCGGTCGCGAAGCGTGTAGCTGGCGATGTCTTGTACACAAATAGTTTTTGCAATGTATGTCTTTTCGGAGTCAGCAATAAGAAGGAGCTCTGCGCCGTTTGGCGTAACCAGTCGATTGTGAATGACTTGGGCAGTGCCTAGCTCGGTCTCATTGTTTGGTACAAGCCGTACCGAACCCTCATACCGTGAACGAATCACTTTTTTTAGGGTGAGACCAAGGGCATTTAGTTTTGCGGGTGATATGTCGAAACCGTAGGCAGACAATCCCAGGTGAAACTTGCCAGAGGTCGGAAGGGCAAATGCGGTGGATTTGGCTAGTTCAATAAGCGATTTTTCGACTTGCTTCCAGCTGGTGCCAGACATTTCTCCGAGAACTGCCGCTAGGCGAGTACTGCCACCGAGCCGCAGAAATTCAATTTGTTGTACGTCAAGCGACATCCCAGCGGCATGCCCTTTGTATCGGTACGACGGCACTCGGGCCATATAAGCTCTCGAGCTCAGCGAGACCCAACGCCGGCTGTCTCCCCAAAATGCAAACAGATTGAATCATGCCTGTATAATAACATGTAGTATATGGCAGAGACTTCCTTTATGCGGCGAAACTGGAAAGTGTTACTAAACGTAGTGACGGTGA encodes:
- a CDS encoding queuosine precursor transporter, translated to MMKLTEVKKLIRPADLVVALYIFGIMTAELMGAKTFVIGSLGDYTVRASVAIFLMPLLFTLTDVVTEVRGRERARSMVLTGLAVIVLLIFYTTLATSLPPSARSAGNEASYDSIFHDSIRMSIASLIAFASSAFLDIAIFAKLRARMHKRALWFRNNASNFVSQFVDSAVFLTAAFYALNVGFKDNLSFIIGLLIPYWLLRCGLSLMTTPLVYAGVRFLRTDKSR
- a CDS encoding CTP synthase, coding for MSDKQTKFVFVTGGVLSGLGKGITAASIGNLLKARGLSVNLQKCDPYLNVDAGLLNPREHGECFVTKDGAETDLDLGHYERFLDQELTRESSLMSGRVLLGVIEAERSGKYEGNTVQIIPHVTRAIQDHILKASDGFDVHIVEIGGTVGDYESLSFVEAIRELGMRVGRNNCLFVHVVYMPYLGASHEFKSKPAQNSVRELRGLGIAPDILVCRSESQAPETVKDKLSLFTGVQPEAIALLPNAESIYQVPLTLEDTGIADVICKQLAFDVAKPDLRDWRGVVSKALSKSSKTVKVGVVAKYLDNADTYMSVFEAIRAAAWANDVSVDISWIDAPKLETATDDELAAELQAVDGIVVPGGFGTRGVEGKIRAAQYALTHGLPYLGLCYGLHMMVIAAARLHGYADANTTEVNPATSAAVIDTMEGQKGKENTGGTMRLGDYACHFESGSLAAKLYGTQDIVERHRHRYEAMGKYVGEYESWGIRASGINPDNGLVEVIEGVNHPFLMASQYHPEFKSRPNRPHAMFAGFIAAAAGSTK
- a CDS encoding response regulator, which gives rise to MDDTATQRPKKILLVEDDDALANTYITRLQAEGFDTRRVANGEDALAAAREYKPNLVVLDAMMPKISGFDVLDILRNTPETANLKVVMLTALSQESDKQRAQGLGADDYMVKSQVVMSDVVDRIKFHLGV
- a CDS encoding 50S ribosomal protein L27, translated to MSHVKAGGTSKNTRDSQGQRLGVKLFGGQVVKTGQVIVRQVGASKRAGKGTSMSRNFTIHAAQDGTVKMASRKVRTFSGRSVRRTEVTVE